The Anabaena sp. PCC 7108 region CTAACTTTGGTGATTATGTTAGCGCCTTTTGCACCTCATATTGCTGATGAATTATGGCATTTGTTGGGGAATAAGGGGACGGTACATACTCAAGTTTGGCCGAGTTTTGATCCTGCGGCTTTGATAGCTGATGAAATTACTTTGGTAATTCAAATTATGGGTAAAACTCGCGGTTCTATTCAAGTTCCTTCGCAGTTAGATAAAGCTGGGTTGGAGAAATATGCGCGGGAGTCGGAGGTTGCACAGCGTTATATTGAAGGGAAGGAAATTAAAAAGGTAATTGTCGTTCCTGGTAAGTTGGTGAATTTCGTTTTGGGTTAATTTCAGGAAACATAACCTATTATAGTCGGCTTAAGCCGACTTTGATTATTAGACTGGGAATTAATTCCCAGTTATTGCGTTTTGATAATTCATTCTCGCACAGTCTTGAAAATCCCATTCACATCAATCATTATCCCCAATTCCGCCTCAGAATGAATTCTGAGTCTAATAGCAAAAGTCAGCTAAAGCTGACTAAATATAAACTACATATAAAATTTTTGAGGTGGATCATCATCTTGATTAAAATCTTCTAAAGACTTAATTATTGTACCCTGTGCATGATGTTCCTTTTGATTTTTCACATAAATAACAGCTTGTTCAAGTTGCTTTCTCCCTAACGAAAAAACACCATAACCTCTTTGCCAACCAAACATATCTTCTACAGAAAATACATTATTAATATAATGAGTGCTGCTACCTTTTATTTTTTGCACAAATTCAGATATGGAAATTTTGGGAGGAATAGAAGCTACTATATGAATATGATTTTCTGTACCATTAATAGCATGAATAATGGTTTCAAGTTCATCGGCTTTGCTAATAATATAACTGTAAATTTTCGGTTCTCTCTCATTGGTAATTAATAACTGACGCTCTTTTGTAGCCCACACCAAATGATAATACAATCTCCACAAAGCCATAATGTAATCTATTTATGATTTTCAAGGTTTTCATAATTATCTCTATAATTATATACCAATATTAAATAATTTATAGTATGATATAGTAAAAAGCTTCAACCACTATATTAATTTATGCACATACAAAGAATCCAAGTACCTGATTTTCGGGTTTTAAAAAACGTAGATATTAGTTTTGAGAAGGAATTTAATCCGCGTATTTTTCCCCTTGGTAGTCAAAATGGAGGGGGGAAAAGTACGTTGTTACAGTTGATTTTTGTTTTGTTGCACTGTGCTGGTAATCCTGATAGAGTGGAGTTTATTCAAAATTTACTACATGATTTTCATGTTAATGATGAATCTGGTAAAAGAACATCAGCAATTATTGATATTTGGGATGGAAGTAAAAATGTAAAATTAGATTTTTTTGCTTGTAATGAGAGCTATATTTTGAATTTCTTGAGAGAAAATGATGAAATTGAAGCAGCTAAATATAAAACTTTGTCTGTTATTGATACTAATGAAATAGAAGGTTCAATAACTAAATTAACCCGTCCAAAATCTCAAATGTCTATATTAATTGATTTTTTCAAAAAAAGTCATTCATTGCTTATCTTTACATATAAAAATATCTCTATTAATCACGATGAAACTAAAGAAGAATATCTAGTATGTAAAATTGATGGTATTGATATAAATGAAGCAGATGAGTTTTTAACAACTATCTCAAATAATATATTTTTAACTTCTCATATTTCGCAAATATTCCTCTTTTTACAACCAGATAACAGGAAATCTCTATTTAAAAAACAGGAAAATAATCAAACTAACTATTACCAACAAATTAAAACAGCTAATTCTAAATTACCAGGATTTTTTACCTATGACTTCCTAGCAATAGATATCCTAATTGAAGCATTCAAAAAAGCACGGGATGAAGATTTTAAGCAAGCTGTAGAACAAGGGGGAAATTATGGTAACAATTATGTAAAACTATTAGCTGAACTGAATAATCTTTTAAGTAACAAGAGAATTAATGTACAACCTGATTTATCTGGAATTAATTTTAGAATTGATGGTGATGAAACAGAACTTTATCCAGAAGATTTAAGTCATGGAGAATTAAAAAGATTATGTATATATATGTGGCTAAAACATAATAATATAGAAGATGCAATTGTACTGATGGATGAACTAGAAATATCATTTCATCCAGATTGGCAATATCAAATAGTCAGAGATTTAGAAGAATGGGGTGCGACTAATCAATATATTCTCGCAACTCATTCCTATGA contains the following coding sequences:
- the tnpA gene encoding IS200/IS605 family transposase, giving the protein MALWRLYYHLVWATKERQLLITNEREPKIYSYIISKADELETIIHAINGTENHIHIVASIPPKISISEFVQKIKGSSTHYINNVFSVEDMFGWQRGYGVFSLGRKQLEQAVIYVKNQKEHHAQGTIIKSLEDFNQDDDPPQKFYM
- a CDS encoding AAA family ATPase, with the protein product MHIQRIQVPDFRVLKNVDISFEKEFNPRIFPLGSQNGGGKSTLLQLIFVLLHCAGNPDRVEFIQNLLHDFHVNDESGKRTSAIIDIWDGSKNVKLDFFACNESYILNFLRENDEIEAAKYKTLSVIDTNEIEGSITKLTRPKSQMSILIDFFKKSHSLLIFTYKNISINHDETKEEYLVCKIDGIDINEADEFLTTISNNIFLTSHISQIFLFLQPDNRKSLFKKQENNQTNYYQQIKTANSKLPGFFTYDFLAIDILIEAFKKARDEDFKQAVEQGGNYGNNYVKLLAELNNLLSNKRINVQPDLSGINFRIDGDETELYPEDLSHGELKRLCIYMWLKHNNIEDAIVLMDELEISFHPDWQYQIVRDLEEWGATNQYILATHSYEICQAVTPAHVKELEPKLQAKTIK